The following is a genomic window from Alkaliphilus sp. B6464.
GTAATTGGGCTATATCTTCCCTACTTTCCTCTGCTGCTTTCTTCCCAATTTCAGGATTCGCACCAGCACCTAAACCCCTCGTAAGTTTTTCACCAACTTGCAATTTATGTTCAGCTTTAGAAGTGAATAAAGCCTGTTTATCTGTATTTACAGAAATAAACTCCACTCCCTTTAGATCTGACTCAATCATACGATTTACAGCATTATTACCTCCACCGCCAACACCAATTACTTTAATATTAGCGAATGGCTCAATATTCATATCAAATTCCAACACAATATTACCCCCTTGTTATGTAAATAGCTTCATTCGTTTTTATGTCATGGCATAATCCATGGTTGTCTTCAATAAATATTAAATCTATTTAAGAACAAAATCTTTTTCAAAGATTCTCAATGTTGATTTTGTTGAAACACATTATGGAAATTATGACTTATCCACAGTTTTAAAAAGTACATAATTTACTATGTGTTATAAGAAATAACATTTGTATTATTTTATAAACTATAGATTAATTCAACAAAAATCACAGATTTCCTTTTTTTTATATACAATAATATATAAAATTTTATTGTATATAATTTGGAATAAAAAACACCAACAAAAGTCCTAGTTTTTCATTAAAATTTCTGTGACTATTAGCCCAACTTATTTCGCAGTTGATTTAAAACGAATTTTATCTAATAAATGTCTACGGATAATGGCAAAGTTTTGGAAAAGTCTTCCTCCAAATGCAAAGATTGCTGCATAGTATAAAGGTACACCTAAACGGTCACCAATATATGCTAAAAATCCAGCTAGAATAGCATTACCAAAAAAACCTG
Proteins encoded in this region:
- a CDS encoding small basic family protein, which encodes MIFAILGLMLGVFLGLKLDITYPAKYALYISVAILASLDSVFGAIRSMLENKFNTEIFVSGFFGNAILAGFLAYIGDRLGVPLYYAAIFAFGGRLFQNFAIIRRHLLDKIRFKSTAK